The proteins below are encoded in one region of Tsuneonella sp. CC-YZS046:
- a CDS encoding DUF2585 domain-containing protein, with translation MQPLLLPDRRAWLLTLVFLLAILMILLGMGRPPICACGTVKLWHGVVQSSENSQHIADWYSFSHVIHGLLFYFGAWLLWERWKLFGGRPARWALPIAVAFEGFWEILENSPIIIQRYREVTVSWGYAGDSIVNSMADLGWMVVGFLAAGRLPAWASVMAAIAFETFTLIVIRDNLTLNVLMLVWPVEAIRQWQGTG, from the coding sequence ATGCAGCCCCTCTTGCTTCCCGATCGCCGCGCATGGTTGCTGACGTTGGTTTTTCTGCTGGCGATCCTCATGATTCTGCTGGGGATGGGCCGTCCGCCGATCTGCGCCTGCGGCACGGTGAAGCTGTGGCACGGCGTGGTGCAATCCAGCGAGAACAGCCAGCATATCGCCGATTGGTACAGCTTCAGCCATGTCATCCATGGCCTGCTGTTCTATTTCGGCGCCTGGCTGCTGTGGGAAAGGTGGAAATTGTTCGGGGGGCGTCCGGCTCGCTGGGCGCTGCCTATCGCGGTCGCCTTCGAAGGGTTCTGGGAAATCCTGGAGAATTCCCCGATCATCATCCAGCGCTACCGCGAAGTCACGGTCAGCTGGGGCTATGCCGGTGACAGCATCGTCAATTCCATGGCCGATCTCGGCTGGATGGTGGTAGGTTTCCTCGCCGCCGGGCGGTTGCCCGCATGGGCCAGCGTGATGGCGGCGATTGCTTTTGAAACGTTCACTTTGATCGTGATCAGAGACAATCTCACTCTCAACGTGCTGATGCTCGTATGGCCGGTGGAGGCCATCAGGCAGTGGCAGGGAACGGGATGA
- a CDS encoding phytoene/squalene synthase family protein: protein MRGSRSFTVASRLFDRETRERAWLLYAWCRRCDDLADDQDHGHALGAQAGAEDRLAIIRQLTTRAFAAEETDDPAFDALGVVALETGLTMRMADDVIAGFALDAAGWRPRSEADLMRYCYHVAGAVGVMMAVVMGVDPQDGDTLDRACDLGLAFQLANIARDIGEDAAAGRCYLPAEWLEQAGIPAGRHMQPAFRPALVPLAARLAGLAREHERAARIGAARLRFRQRWAVLSAAGIYGAIARKVGAAGADAWNTRQATGRIEKLGHVAEAFRQALARPRGLERLPRWNRRELARLAAQAPI, encoded by the coding sequence ATGCGCGGCTCCAGGAGCTTCACCGTGGCGAGCCGCCTGTTCGACCGGGAAACGCGGGAACGGGCCTGGCTGCTCTATGCCTGGTGCCGCCGCTGCGACGACCTAGCCGACGATCAGGACCATGGCCATGCGCTGGGCGCGCAGGCAGGGGCCGAAGATCGCCTCGCAATCATTCGGCAACTCACAACGCGCGCATTCGCCGCTGAGGAAACCGACGATCCGGCTTTCGACGCGCTGGGCGTGGTGGCGCTGGAAACCGGCCTCACCATGCGGATGGCAGACGATGTGATTGCCGGCTTCGCGCTGGATGCCGCCGGTTGGCGCCCGCGCAGCGAGGCCGATCTGATGCGCTATTGCTACCATGTGGCCGGGGCGGTCGGGGTGATGATGGCCGTGGTCATGGGGGTCGATCCGCAGGATGGCGACACGCTGGATCGCGCCTGCGATCTGGGGCTTGCCTTCCAGCTCGCCAATATCGCCCGGGACATTGGCGAGGATGCGGCAGCCGGGCGGTGCTACCTGCCGGCGGAATGGCTGGAACAGGCCGGGATTCCCGCCGGGCGGCATATGCAACCCGCGTTCCGTCCGGCGCTCGTTCCGCTGGCTGCGCGGCTGGCCGGATTGGCGCGGGAACATGAACGGGCTGCGCGGATCGGGGCGGCCCGCCTTCGGTTCCGCCAGCGCTGGGCCGTGCTGTCAGCCGCCGGGATCTACGGCGCGATCGCCCGCAAGGTCGGCGCTGCCGGTGCGGATGCCTGGAACACGCGCCAGGCGACCGGCCGGATCGAGAAGCTGGGGCATGTGGCGGAAGCCTTCCGGCAGGCTCTCGCCCGCCCGAGGGGGCTGGAACGCCTGCCGCGCTGGAACCGGCGCGAACTGGCAAGGCTGGCGGCTCAGGCCCCCATATAG
- a CDS encoding universal stress protein, whose translation MKSVLVYMGADDGQEARYRAAVDVVRSVGGHLTCLQPIASMMSYLPVDPYGAAIFAEQALEHVREIENKERAQMESRLRADGIEWDWQAHPGHAVSVMVNHSWLSELLVVSVPASDWRSRFEMPPIAADVVVRSRVPVLAVPNGLQGFDCSGPALVAWNGSPESCQALRSALPLLRLSSKMVLATVPEDNGYELPPADAATFLARHQLECEIVEIEGAGRLVSTILREAAKDHGAAYVVMGAYGHSRLRESLLGGATREMLIDSPLPLLLAH comes from the coding sequence ATGAAATCGGTTCTGGTTTATATGGGCGCTGACGACGGCCAGGAGGCGCGTTATCGGGCGGCGGTGGATGTCGTGCGGAGCGTGGGCGGGCATCTGACCTGCCTTCAGCCGATCGCGTCGATGATGTCCTACCTTCCCGTCGACCCCTATGGCGCCGCGATCTTTGCCGAGCAGGCGCTGGAGCATGTCCGGGAAATCGAAAACAAGGAGCGGGCGCAGATGGAGAGCCGCCTGCGGGCGGACGGCATAGAATGGGATTGGCAGGCCCATCCCGGCCACGCGGTTTCGGTGATGGTCAACCATAGCTGGCTGTCCGAGCTGCTGGTCGTCAGCGTTCCGGCATCCGACTGGCGCTCCCGGTTCGAAATGCCGCCGATTGCCGCCGATGTGGTGGTGCGCTCGCGCGTTCCGGTGCTGGCGGTGCCCAATGGGTTGCAGGGCTTCGATTGCAGCGGTCCGGCGCTGGTGGCGTGGAACGGATCGCCGGAATCATGTCAGGCCTTGCGCTCCGCGCTTCCGCTGCTGCGGCTGTCGAGCAAGATGGTGCTGGCGACCGTGCCGGAAGACAATGGCTATGAATTGCCGCCCGCCGATGCCGCGACGTTTCTCGCGCGCCATCAGCTGGAATGCGAGATCGTCGAGATCGAGGGCGCGGGCAGGCTGGTTTCCACCATTCTGCGCGAGGCCGCCAAGGATCATGGCGCGGCCTATGTGGTGATGGGGGCCTATGGCCATTCCCGCCTGCGCGAAAGCCTGCTGGGGGGCGCGACCAGGGAAATGCTGATCGATTCCCCCCTGCCGCTGCTTCTGGCGCATTAG
- a CDS encoding glycerol-3-phosphate dehydrogenase, with translation MSAPFDLIVVGGGVNGAGVARDAAGRGAKVLLLEARDLASGTSSASTKLVHGGLRYLEYREFALVREALREREILWRIAPHIIRPMRFVLPHTPGLRPRWMLRAGLFLYDRIGGRSALPGARGIALADHPAGAPLGPGLRHGFEYSDGWVDDARLVVLNAKDAAEKGAEIRTYTPMLSARREGAVWRVETPSGAFHGRALVNAGGPGADEVATVAGERPAWHVRRVRGSHIVTRRLFDHDYAYIFQLPDTRICFAIPFERDFTLIGTTDRDHAGALDHVAAADDEVAYLCEAASRYFAKPVVPADVVWTYAGVRALIDDGSGRPEAATRGYRLSLSEPGEGAPLLGIWGGKITSYRHVSEAAVNMLSGRLDGLGGPAWTAEKPLPGGDFPVDAQADLIETLRAEYEFLDERDAVRIARAYGTRAGRWLGQARSRDALGRQFGAGLSEAEIAYLRAEEWAVTAEDALWRRSKLGLHMTVAERAAVAAYMGA, from the coding sequence GTGAGCGCGCCATTCGACCTCATCGTCGTGGGCGGCGGGGTCAATGGCGCGGGGGTGGCCCGCGATGCGGCGGGGCGGGGGGCGAAAGTCCTGCTGCTGGAAGCGCGCGATCTCGCTTCCGGCACCTCCTCCGCTTCCACCAAGCTGGTTCATGGCGGGCTGCGCTATCTCGAATATCGCGAGTTCGCCCTGGTGCGCGAAGCCTTGCGGGAGCGCGAGATATTGTGGCGGATTGCGCCGCATATCATCCGCCCGATGCGCTTCGTCCTGCCGCATACGCCGGGCCTGCGGCCGCGCTGGATGCTGCGGGCGGGCCTGTTCCTGTATGACCGTATCGGCGGGCGTTCCGCTCTGCCGGGCGCGCGGGGGATCGCGCTGGCCGATCACCCGGCGGGCGCGCCGCTCGGCCCCGGTTTGCGCCATGGTTTCGAATATTCGGACGGCTGGGTCGACGATGCCCGGCTGGTCGTGCTGAACGCGAAGGATGCGGCGGAAAAAGGCGCGGAAATCCGCACCTATACGCCGATGCTGTCGGCGCGGCGCGAAGGGGCGGTGTGGCGGGTCGAAACCCCGTCCGGGGCGTTCCATGGCCGGGCGCTGGTCAATGCGGGCGGTCCGGGCGCGGACGAGGTCGCCACGGTGGCGGGGGAGAGGCCGGCCTGGCATGTGCGGCGCGTGCGCGGTTCGCACATCGTCACGCGGCGGCTGTTCGATCACGATTACGCCTATATCTTCCAGCTGCCCGATACGCGGATCTGCTTCGCCATCCCCTTCGAGCGGGATTTCACGCTGATCGGCACGACCGACCGCGATCACGCGGGGGCGCTGGATCATGTCGCGGCGGCTGATGACGAGGTGGCCTATCTTTGCGAGGCCGCGAGTCGCTATTTCGCAAAGCCGGTCGTTCCAGCCGATGTGGTGTGGACCTATGCCGGGGTGCGCGCGCTGATCGACGATGGATCGGGCAGGCCCGAAGCCGCGACGCGCGGCTATCGTCTGTCCTTGTCGGAGCCGGGGGAAGGGGCGCCGCTGCTGGGGATATGGGGTGGCAAGATCACCAGCTATCGGCATGTCTCGGAAGCCGCCGTCAATATGCTCTCCGGCCGCCTGGATGGGCTGGGCGGCCCGGCATGGACGGCGGAAAAGCCGCTGCCCGGTGGCGATTTCCCGGTCGATGCGCAAGCCGATCTGATCGAAACGCTCCGCGCCGAATATGAATTTCTGGATGAACGCGATGCCGTGCGGATCGCAAGGGCCTATGGCACGCGCGCCGGGCGGTGGCTCGGCCAGGCGCGCAGTCGGGATGCTCTGGGGCGGCAGTTCGGGGCGGGATTGAGCGAAGCGGAAATCGCCTATCTCCGGGCGGAGGAATGGGCGGTCACGGCGGAAGATGCGCTGTGGCGGCGCAGCAAGCTGGGCCTGCATATGACCGTGGCCGAGCGTGCGGCGGTGGCCGCCTATATGGGGGCCTGA
- a CDS encoding phytoene desaturase, with protein MTSSAKRACVIGAGFGGLALAIRLQAAGIATTLVEARDKPGGRAYYWEKEGFTFDAGPTVITDPACLDELWRLTGHDMSLDLELMRVMPFYRLNWPDGVNFDYSNDDETLRREIARIAPGDIGGYEDFLRYSTHVYQQGYLRLGAVPFLDFRSMVKAAPSLARYQAWRSVYSIVSRYVKSEKLRQALSFHTLLVGGNPMTASGIYALIHKLEREGGVWWARGGTNRLVAAMVRHFERLGGTVRLGDPVTQVHTLGTRATEVETSSGWKERFDAVASNADIMHSYRDLLAGSQRGATYAKKLARQRFSPSLFVVHFGVEGSWPGIPHHMILFGPRYKGLLQDIYEHGVLPRDFSIYLHHPTVTDPSMAPAGKSTFYALVPVAHMGKLTVDWEQIGPLLEKRILDEVGRRLIPDIHDRIVTKFHYAPRDFALDLNAYLGSAFSLEPVLSQSAWFRAHNRDDTISNFYLVGAGTHPGAGIPGVVGSAKATAGLMIEDLAR; from the coding sequence GTGACTTCCAGCGCGAAACGCGCCTGCGTGATCGGGGCAGGCTTCGGCGGGCTGGCGCTGGCCATCCGCCTGCAGGCCGCCGGGATCGCCACCACGCTGGTGGAAGCGCGCGACAAGCCGGGCGGCCGCGCCTATTACTGGGAGAAGGAAGGCTTCACCTTCGATGCCGGTCCGACCGTAATCACCGACCCCGCCTGTCTGGACGAATTGTGGCGCCTGACCGGCCACGATATGTCGCTGGACCTGGAACTGATGCGGGTGATGCCGTTCTACCGGCTCAACTGGCCGGACGGCGTCAATTTCGACTATTCCAACGACGATGAAACCCTGCGCCGGGAAATCGCCCGCATCGCACCCGGCGACATTGGCGGCTACGAGGATTTCCTGCGCTATTCGACCCATGTCTATCAGCAGGGCTATCTCAGGCTGGGCGCGGTCCCGTTCCTCGATTTCAGGAGCATGGTGAAGGCGGCGCCTTCCCTGGCCCGCTATCAGGCCTGGCGTTCGGTCTATTCGATCGTCTCACGCTACGTGAAATCCGAAAAGCTGCGCCAGGCGCTGTCCTTCCACACCCTGCTGGTCGGCGGCAATCCGATGACCGCCAGCGGCATCTACGCCCTGATCCACAAGCTGGAGCGCGAGGGCGGCGTATGGTGGGCGCGCGGCGGAACCAACCGGCTGGTGGCGGCGATGGTCCGCCATTTCGAGCGGCTGGGCGGCACCGTGCGATTGGGCGATCCGGTAACGCAGGTCCACACGCTCGGCACCCGGGCGACCGAAGTGGAAACCAGCAGCGGCTGGAAGGAGCGGTTCGACGCGGTCGCCAGCAATGCCGACATCATGCATTCCTATCGCGATCTTCTGGCGGGGAGCCAGCGCGGGGCGACCTATGCGAAGAAACTGGCCCGCCAGCGCTTCTCGCCCAGCCTGTTCGTGGTCCATTTCGGCGTCGAGGGGAGCTGGCCGGGCATTCCCCATCACATGATCCTGTTCGGCCCGCGCTACAAAGGCCTGTTGCAGGACATCTACGAGCATGGCGTGCTGCCGCGCGATTTCTCGATTTATCTGCACCACCCGACCGTGACCGATCCTTCCATGGCGCCCGCCGGAAAAAGCACCTTCTACGCGCTGGTGCCGGTCGCCCACATGGGCAAGCTGACGGTGGACTGGGAACAGATCGGACCGCTGCTGGAAAAACGCATCCTGGATGAAGTCGGCCGCAGGCTGATCCCCGACATCCACGACCGCATCGTCACCAAGTTCCACTATGCGCCGCGCGATTTCGCGCTGGATCTCAACGCCTATCTGGGCAGCGCCTTCAGCCTGGAACCGGTGTTGAGCCAGAGCGCCTGGTTCCGCGCGCATAATCGCGACGACACTATCTCCAATTTCTACCTCGTCGGCGCGGGCACCCATCCCGGCGCGGGCATTCCCGGCGTGGTGGGCAGCGCCAAGGCCACGGCTGGGCTGATGATCGAGGACCTGGCCCGATGA
- a CDS encoding multidrug effflux MFS transporter, whose translation MAITPATSARERKISKRELVILMAMLMALQALAIDAMLPALPMIAQDLGVSDENRRQLVVGIFVVFSGLGCLFPGILADRFGRRSVALFALGSYAALALGCALAVDFTQLLVLRALQGLLTSGIIVVPTAIIRDEYEGDRMARLMSLIFAVFITVPIVAPTIGQGILLIAGWRWIFVLLAVIATINASWFFMRMPETLHPEYRQKIQLRPLLSHMADAITRRSAVGYVFGAALVTSGIFGYVNQSQQLVAEHFGAGEAFPLIFGAMAGTMAISSLTNARIVERFGARRVSHTGLFVFIGLSLAQIWFAMGSWQSLAWFFPLMAANMAIIGFLTANFGSIAMQPFAATAGAASSVQAFVRMFGAGIGGVIIGQAYDGTSLPMAISLLVIGLLCLALVLFTERGRLFRRLNLPPTVEQP comes from the coding sequence ATGGCAATTACACCGGCCACATCTGCCCGCGAACGTAAAATCTCGAAACGCGAACTGGTAATCCTCATGGCCATGCTCATGGCTTTGCAGGCGCTGGCGATCGACGCCATGCTGCCTGCCTTGCCGATGATCGCGCAGGATCTGGGGGTTTCCGACGAGAACAGGCGCCAGCTGGTGGTGGGAATTTTCGTCGTGTTCAGCGGGCTGGGCTGCCTTTTTCCCGGTATCCTGGCGGATCGCTTCGGGCGGCGCTCTGTCGCCTTGTTCGCGCTGGGGAGCTATGCCGCGCTGGCGCTGGGCTGCGCGCTGGCGGTCGACTTCACCCAGCTTCTGGTGCTGCGCGCCCTGCAGGGCCTGCTGACCTCCGGGATCATCGTGGTGCCGACCGCGATCATCCGCGACGAATATGAGGGGGACCGCATGGCCCGCCTGATGTCGCTGATCTTCGCGGTGTTCATCACCGTGCCGATCGTCGCGCCGACGATCGGGCAGGGCATATTGCTGATTGCCGGCTGGCGCTGGATCTTCGTGCTGCTGGCGGTGATCGCCACGATCAACGCAAGCTGGTTCTTCATGCGGATGCCGGAAACGCTGCACCCGGAATATCGCCAGAAGATCCAGCTCCGGCCGCTGCTGTCGCATATGGCCGACGCGATCACGCGCCGTTCGGCGGTGGGCTACGTGTTCGGCGCGGCCTTGGTCACCTCGGGCATCTTCGGCTATGTCAACCAGTCCCAGCAGCTCGTGGCCGAGCATTTCGGGGCGGGCGAGGCGTTTCCGCTCATCTTCGGGGCGATGGCCGGGACGATGGCCATATCCAGCCTCACCAATGCGCGGATCGTCGAACGGTTCGGCGCGCGCCGGGTGTCCCATACTGGGCTGTTCGTCTTCATCGGCCTCAGCCTGGCGCAGATCTGGTTCGCCATGGGTTCCTGGCAGAGCCTGGCGTGGTTCTTCCCGCTGATGGCCGCGAACATGGCGATCATCGGCTTCCTGACGGCCAATTTCGGCTCGATCGCGATGCAGCCCTTCGCCGCCACGGCGGGCGCGGCCTCCTCGGTCCAGGCCTTCGTGCGGATGTTCGGAGCGGGGATCGGCGGTGTGATAATCGGCCAGGCCTATGACGGAACCTCTCTCCCCATGGCCATATCGCTGCTGGTCATCGGCTTGCTTTGTCTGGCGCTGGTCCTGTTCACCGAACGGGGCCGCCTGTTCCGCAGGCTCAACCTGCCGCCAACGGTCGAACAGCCGTGA
- the dinB gene encoding DNA polymerase IV, with translation MDDPRYPAKEPVEPDAQGLRKIIHIDMDAFYASVEQRDDPSLRGKPLAVGGSSARGVVAAASYEARKFGVRSAMPSARAARQCPDLIFRKPRFDVYRAVSQQIRAIFADYTDLIEPLSLDEAYLDVTADLRGVGSATRIAQLIRQRIHEELQLTASAGVSYNKFLAKLASDQNKPDGLCVIRPGEGAAFVQSLPVRRFHGVGPRGAERMAKLGIETGAQLAAQPIEFLREHFGSSADYLYRAARGIDLRPVQANRPRKSVGGERTFAQDIWSGHALRETLDQIVEIVWERIERTEARGRTVTLKLRYSDFSLVTRARSVAQAISGKAEFATIGHALLEEMLPLPQPIRLMGLTLSSLEGQADESAPAPQPAQLPLF, from the coding sequence ATGGACGATCCGCGGTATCCAGCGAAGGAACCTGTCGAGCCGGATGCGCAGGGTTTGCGCAAGATCATCCATATCGACATGGACGCCTTCTATGCGAGCGTGGAGCAGCGCGACGATCCATCCTTGCGCGGCAAGCCCCTGGCGGTGGGCGGTTCCTCGGCGCGCGGCGTGGTGGCGGCCGCCAGCTACGAGGCGCGCAAGTTCGGCGTGCGCTCGGCCATGCCTTCCGCCCGGGCGGCGCGCCAGTGCCCGGACCTGATCTTCCGCAAGCCGCGCTTCGATGTCTATCGCGCCGTGTCGCAGCAGATCCGCGCGATCTTCGCGGACTATACGGATCTGATCGAGCCGCTGAGCCTCGACGAAGCCTATCTGGACGTCACGGCGGACCTGCGCGGGGTCGGTTCCGCGACCCGCATCGCCCAGCTCATCCGCCAGCGCATCCACGAGGAATTGCAGCTTACCGCCAGCGCGGGCGTGTCCTACAACAAGTTCCTCGCCAAGCTCGCCAGCGATCAGAACAAGCCGGACGGGCTGTGCGTGATCCGCCCCGGCGAAGGGGCCGCCTTCGTGCAGTCCCTGCCGGTGCGGCGTTTCCATGGGGTCGGGCCGCGCGGCGCCGAACGGATGGCGAAGCTCGGGATCGAAACCGGAGCGCAACTGGCCGCGCAGCCGATCGAGTTCCTTCGCGAGCATTTCGGAAGCTCCGCCGATTATCTCTATCGCGCGGCAAGGGGGATAGACCTGCGCCCGGTGCAAGCCAACCGGCCGCGCAAATCGGTCGGCGGGGAACGGACCTTCGCCCAGGATATTTGGAGCGGGCACGCCCTGCGCGAGACGCTCGACCAGATCGTGGAGATCGTGTGGGAACGGATCGAACGCACCGAAGCGCGGGGGCGCACGGTCACGCTCAAGCTGCGCTATTCCGATTTCAGCCTGGTCACGCGCGCCCGCTCGGTCGCCCAGGCGATTTCCGGCAAGGCCGAGTTCGCGACGATCGGCCATGCGCTGCTCGAGGAAATGCTTCCCCTGCCCCAGCCGATCCGCCTGATGGGGCTGACGCTTTCCTCGCTGGAGGGGCAAGCGGACGAATCCGCCCCGGCCCCACAGCCGGCCCAACTGCCGCTATTCTAG
- a CDS encoding TIGR00730 family Rossman fold protein → MKRLAVYCGSATPEDPRYMALAAEVGAALAQRGIGVVYGGGRLGLMGALAKAALDAGGEVIGVIPKAMVSREIANYDCTELIVVRTMHERKARFTDMSDGFLTLPGGVGTMDELWEAASWAQLGYHAKPVGLLNAFGFFDGLIAFIHHMVQVGFIRPAHAGIVMAEGELDLLLTRMDAHEQHTPIFRMKPEGL, encoded by the coding sequence ATGAAGCGCCTGGCCGTCTATTGCGGCTCGGCCACCCCCGAGGACCCGCGCTATATGGCGCTGGCCGCCGAGGTGGGGGCCGCCCTCGCGCAGCGCGGCATCGGCGTGGTCTATGGCGGCGGCAGGCTGGGGTTGATGGGTGCGCTTGCCAAGGCCGCGCTCGATGCCGGGGGCGAAGTGATCGGGGTGATCCCGAAAGCGATGGTCAGCCGGGAAATCGCGAATTACGACTGCACCGAACTGATCGTGGTGCGCACCATGCATGAACGCAAGGCCCGCTTCACGGATATGTCCGACGGGTTCCTGACCCTGCCCGGCGGCGTCGGCACGATGGACGAGCTGTGGGAAGCGGCAAGCTGGGCGCAGCTGGGCTATCACGCAAAGCCCGTTGGCCTGCTCAACGCCTTCGGCTTTTTCGACGGCCTGATCGCGTTCATCCATCACATGGTCCAGGTCGGCTTCATCCGCCCGGCCCACGCGGGGATCGTCATGGCGGAAGGCGAACTGGATCTGCTGCTTACGCGGATGGATGCCCATGAGCAGCATACGCCGATCTTCCGGATGAAGCCGGAGGGTTTGTGA
- the crtY gene encoding lycopene beta-cyclase CrtY, giving the protein MTGRKYDIAIVGGGLSGGLIALALKQRRPGLALCLLESGETIGGAHRWSWFDTDLPEGGERLLAPFRKTAWDNGYDVRFPNHARHLPTPYRSLSSDDFAAALDRELPEGAVRLKASASALDARGVTLADGERIEAGAVIDCRGFAPTPHLTGGWQLFLGHHLRMSAPHGVERPVIMDADVAQHGAYRFVYVLPLGANDLFVEDTYYTDSPLLDRGALSGRIGRYCARHGWEGRIIASESGVLPVITGGDFSAFQAALRIEGVARAGARGGFMHPLTSYTLPHAVAAALAVAENAALPGPQLAALLEARARDHWRGTGFYRKLGQMLFGAARPEERWRILERFHRLPDDLIERFYAARSTCADRFRILCGKPPVPLGRAAASLLRAGAPLAQRAVA; this is encoded by the coding sequence ATGACAGGTCGCAAATACGACATCGCCATAGTCGGCGGCGGGCTTTCAGGCGGGCTGATCGCCCTGGCGCTGAAGCAACGCCGGCCCGGCCTTGCGCTTTGCCTGTTGGAAAGCGGCGAAACGATCGGCGGCGCCCATCGCTGGAGCTGGTTCGACACCGATCTGCCGGAAGGCGGGGAACGGCTGCTGGCCCCGTTCCGCAAGACCGCGTGGGACAATGGCTACGATGTGCGCTTCCCGAACCATGCGCGCCACCTGCCGACGCCATACCGCTCGCTCTCCTCGGACGATTTCGCGGCGGCGCTGGACCGGGAATTGCCGGAGGGCGCGGTTCGCCTGAAGGCATCCGCTTCGGCGCTGGATGCTCGCGGCGTCACCCTTGCCGATGGAGAGCGGATCGAGGCCGGGGCGGTGATCGATTGCCGGGGCTTCGCCCCCACCCCCCATCTGACCGGCGGCTGGCAATTGTTCCTGGGGCATCATCTGCGCATGTCCGCGCCGCATGGGGTGGAACGGCCGGTAATCATGGATGCCGATGTCGCGCAGCACGGGGCCTATCGCTTCGTCTATGTGCTGCCGCTGGGCGCAAACGACCTGTTCGTCGAGGATACCTATTACACCGACAGCCCCTTGCTGGATCGCGGAGCGCTGTCCGGCCGGATCGGCCGCTATTGCGCCCGGCATGGCTGGGAAGGCCGGATCATCGCCTCCGAAAGCGGGGTGCTGCCGGTCATCACCGGCGGCGATTTCTCCGCCTTCCAGGCCGCATTGCGGATAGAAGGCGTGGCCCGGGCCGGGGCGCGGGGCGGCTTCATGCACCCGCTGACCAGCTATACCCTGCCCCATGCCGTGGCGGCCGCGCTGGCGGTGGCGGAGAACGCCGCGCTGCCCGGCCCCCAGCTTGCCGCCCTGCTCGAGGCGCGGGCGCGGGACCACTGGCGCGGGACCGGGTTCTACCGCAAGCTCGGGCAGATGCTGTTCGGCGCTGCCCGGCCGGAGGAACGCTGGCGCATCCTCGAGCGGTTCCATCGCTTGCCCGATGATCTGATCGAACGCTTCTACGCCGCCCGCTCCACCTGCGCCGACCGTTTCCGCATTCTGTGCGGCAAGCCTCCCGTTCCGCTGGGGCGGGCCGCGGCCTCGCTCCTGCGCGCCGGAGCGCCGCTCGCGCAAAGGGCTGTCGCGTGA